Proteins from a genomic interval of Gordonia sp. SL306:
- a CDS encoding acetyl-CoA C-acetyltransferase, translating to MRDTVLRDVVICEPVRTPIGRYGGMFKDVTAVELGVTALRGMLDRTGLAPDVVEDVVLGHCNGNSEAPAIGRVIALDAGLPITVGGMHIDRRCGSGLQAVIQAAFQVAAGDNEVVVAGGTESMSNASFYSVDMRWGGARTGIAMHDSLVRARSTAGGQNYPVPGGMIETAENLRKEYEISREEQDELAVESHLRAVRAQKDGILSEEIIPVTVRSRSGDQVIDTDEHPRPDVSPESLAKLRPIMGKTDPDATVTAGNASGQNDAAAMCIVTTPDVAEKHGLRPLVRLVSWAVAGVPPRTMGIGPVPATEKALAKAGVTLADIDVIELNEAFAAQALAVTREWGFGRFGTGGDFDRTNVHGSGISLGHPVGATGVRMLASLAREMVRNEARYGLETMCIGGGQGLAAVFERVV from the coding sequence ATGAGAGACACCGTCTTACGCGACGTGGTGATCTGTGAACCCGTCCGCACCCCGATCGGCCGGTACGGCGGCATGTTCAAAGACGTCACCGCCGTCGAACTCGGAGTGACCGCGTTGCGCGGCATGCTTGATCGGACCGGGCTCGCGCCGGATGTGGTCGAGGATGTGGTCCTCGGGCACTGCAACGGCAACAGCGAGGCGCCGGCCATCGGCCGGGTCATCGCCCTCGACGCAGGCCTGCCGATCACGGTGGGCGGCATGCACATCGACCGACGATGCGGCTCGGGACTGCAGGCGGTCATCCAGGCCGCGTTCCAGGTCGCGGCCGGCGACAACGAGGTCGTGGTCGCCGGTGGGACGGAATCGATGAGTAATGCGTCGTTCTACTCCGTCGACATGCGCTGGGGAGGCGCCCGAACCGGTATCGCCATGCACGACAGCCTGGTTCGTGCCCGGTCCACCGCGGGAGGGCAGAACTACCCGGTGCCCGGCGGCATGATCGAGACCGCGGAGAATCTCCGCAAGGAGTACGAGATCTCGCGCGAGGAACAGGACGAACTCGCCGTCGAGTCGCACCTGCGTGCGGTGCGGGCGCAGAAAGACGGCATCCTCTCCGAGGAGATCATCCCGGTGACCGTTCGCAGCCGGAGTGGTGATCAGGTCATCGACACCGATGAGCATCCGCGTCCCGACGTCTCGCCGGAATCCCTTGCCAAACTCAGGCCGATCATGGGGAAGACCGACCCGGACGCGACCGTCACCGCAGGCAACGCCAGCGGACAGAACGACGCGGCGGCCATGTGCATCGTGACCACACCCGACGTCGCTGAGAAACACGGTCTGCGCCCGCTGGTGCGGCTGGTGTCGTGGGCAGTCGCCGGGGTCCCACCGCGCACGATGGGTATCGGGCCGGTGCCGGCCACCGAGAAGGCCTTGGCCAAGGCGGGTGTGACGCTCGCCGACATCGACGTGATCGAGCTCAACGAGGCCTTCGCCGCGCAGGCACTGGCGGTGACGCGCGAGTGGGGTTTCGGACGGTTCGGTACCGGTGGCGACTTCGACCGCACCAACGTGCACGGGTCGGGGATCTCGCTGGGCCATCCGGTCGGCGCGACCGGCGTGCGCATGCTCGCATCCCTGGCCCGCGAGATGGTGCGCAACGAGGCCCGCTACGGGCTGGAGACGATGTGCATCGGCGGCGGCCAGGGTCTGGCGGCGGTTTTCGAGCGAGTCGTCTGA
- a CDS encoding LysR family transcriptional regulator, translated as MELRQVEYFLAVVEHEGIGGAAGALGVAQPTVSQALRALERELGVQLFHRIGRGMVLSAAGRTMVGPARQIVRDVGAVEDLLSASADELTGRLDILAAPAMASGPIVELIARFRREYPRVGVRFGELRDETQAASVIEDGHCEFVVAHLPIAGDDLEVIVLGEQEYVLVYPPGSQVPDGPIPLAELPTIPMVFVPRGQSVADEIEEAIRVAGVRPPLAVLSEHREERLPMVLAGIGGTLLEKTMAEAAADRVVVRTVEPRFVRPFAITYDPAGLSPVGQAFVDLIRDSP; from the coding sequence ATGGAACTACGTCAGGTCGAGTACTTTCTCGCAGTGGTCGAACACGAGGGCATCGGCGGTGCCGCCGGCGCCCTCGGTGTCGCGCAACCCACTGTGTCACAAGCACTTCGGGCGCTCGAGCGCGAACTCGGCGTGCAGCTGTTCCATCGCATCGGCCGCGGCATGGTGCTCAGCGCCGCGGGCCGGACGATGGTCGGTCCAGCACGTCAGATCGTGCGTGACGTCGGCGCGGTCGAGGATCTGCTGTCCGCGTCGGCCGACGAACTGACCGGCCGCCTGGACATCCTCGCCGCACCCGCGATGGCGAGCGGGCCGATCGTGGAGTTGATCGCGCGGTTCCGTCGTGAGTACCCGCGTGTGGGCGTCCGTTTCGGCGAGCTGCGCGACGAGACGCAGGCGGCGTCGGTGATCGAGGACGGACACTGTGAGTTCGTCGTCGCCCATCTGCCCATTGCCGGCGACGACCTGGAGGTCATCGTGCTCGGCGAACAGGAGTACGTGCTCGTCTATCCGCCGGGATCGCAGGTTCCCGACGGACCCATCCCGCTGGCGGAACTACCGACGATCCCCATGGTCTTCGTCCCGCGCGGGCAGTCGGTCGCCGACGAGATCGAAGAGGCGATCCGGGTGGCCGGTGTCCGCCCACCGCTCGCGGTCCTGTCGGAGCATCGTGAGGAACGGTTGCCGATGGTGCTGGCGGGCATCGGCGGCACCTTGCTGGAGAAGACGATGGCCGAGGCCGCAGCGGACCGCGTCGTCGTGCGGACCGTCGAACCCCGATTCGTCCGGCCGTTCGCGATCACCTACGACCCGGCCGGCCTGTCGCCCGTGGGACAGGCATTCGTCGACCTCATCCGCGATTCGCCCTGA
- a CDS encoding LysR family transcriptional regulator → MDLHLVTYFVAVVDHGGITKAAQSLYISQPSLSQAIRTLERRLGVTLFDRTGRRLELTEAGRKLDVAARRILADVDRAKAKVEAVRELRAGRVDIVTHGAFSIDPVVEMIRVFRERFPRLAARVVAADGPSGVLASLRRGEAEIGLMDTAAEHATFTAIPLGAQELVLAAPPQLAAGLTDPVPRRLVRSIPLVFDIADPGSSAIIGDLIDDDARNVVVDCAHPTATWDLVERGTGATVAPRVVAEQQMPGSRRLRLDPPLTRAFGLVLRAGRPSPAAMAFIAVAKGHVGVTSDPTEFGDW, encoded by the coding sequence GTGGACCTGCACCTCGTCACCTACTTCGTAGCGGTGGTGGACCACGGCGGGATCACCAAGGCGGCGCAGTCGCTCTACATCTCGCAGCCGTCCCTGTCACAGGCCATCCGGACGCTCGAGCGGCGGCTGGGTGTCACGCTGTTCGACCGCACCGGGCGTCGCCTGGAACTCACCGAGGCCGGCCGCAAACTCGATGTCGCCGCGCGGCGCATCCTGGCCGACGTGGACCGGGCCAAGGCGAAGGTCGAGGCGGTGCGCGAACTACGCGCGGGACGGGTCGACATCGTCACCCATGGCGCGTTCAGCATCGACCCGGTGGTGGAGATGATCCGGGTGTTCCGGGAACGGTTTCCGCGCCTCGCGGCGCGGGTCGTCGCGGCCGACGGGCCGAGCGGTGTGCTGGCGTCCCTGCGACGGGGCGAGGCCGAGATCGGCCTGATGGACACGGCGGCCGAGCACGCGACCTTCACCGCCATCCCCCTCGGCGCCCAGGAACTCGTGCTCGCCGCCCCGCCGCAGCTGGCGGCCGGCCTCACCGACCCCGTGCCCCGCCGGCTGGTGCGCTCGATCCCACTCGTGTTCGACATCGCCGATCCGGGCTCGTCGGCGATCATCGGCGACCTCATCGACGACGACGCCCGCAACGTGGTGGTCGACTGCGCCCATCCGACGGCGACCTGGGACCTGGTGGAACGTGGCACGGGCGCCACCGTCGCGCCTCGGGTGGTCGCCGAACAGCAGATGCCTGGCAGTCGGCGATTGCGGCTCGACCCGCCGTTGACCCGGGCCTTCGGGCTGGTCCTCCGGGCAGGCCGGCCCTCGCCCGCGGCCATGGCGTTCATCGCGGTGGCCAAGGGGCACGTCGGTGTCACCTCGGACCCGACCGAGTTCGGCGACTGGTAG
- a CDS encoding crotonase/enoyl-CoA hydratase family protein: MTAVLTEFADGVAVITINRPEAKNAVNREVAEGIAAAVDEMDARDDITIGILTGAGGTFCAGMDLKGFTRGENVNIEGKGFAGLVEAPPAKPLIAAIEGWALAGGCELALSADLIVAARDAKFGIPEVKRGLAAAAGGLQRLPKILPYQLAMEMALTGDPMTAERAHQFGMVNRLAEPGEALTVARELAATVAANGPLAVRATKQVVSMSIDYTDADLFKAQWKHLGQVFTSADAQEGARAFAEKRTPNWTGK, from the coding sequence ATGACCGCAGTTCTCACCGAGTTCGCCGACGGCGTCGCCGTCATCACCATCAACCGCCCCGAGGCCAAGAACGCGGTGAACCGCGAGGTGGCCGAGGGCATCGCGGCCGCGGTGGACGAGATGGACGCCCGCGACGACATCACCATCGGCATCCTCACCGGCGCGGGCGGCACCTTCTGCGCAGGCATGGACCTCAAGGGATTCACCCGCGGCGAGAACGTGAACATCGAGGGCAAGGGGTTCGCCGGACTCGTCGAGGCGCCCCCGGCGAAGCCGTTGATCGCAGCCATCGAGGGCTGGGCCCTTGCCGGTGGATGCGAGCTCGCCTTGAGCGCAGACCTCATCGTCGCCGCGCGTGACGCGAAGTTCGGCATCCCAGAGGTCAAGCGTGGCCTCGCAGCGGCGGCCGGCGGTCTGCAGCGGCTGCCGAAAATCCTGCCCTACCAGCTCGCGATGGAGATGGCGCTCACCGGCGACCCGATGACCGCCGAGCGCGCCCACCAGTTCGGCATGGTCAACCGGCTGGCCGAACCCGGCGAGGCGCTGACTGTGGCGCGCGAACTCGCCGCGACCGTCGCCGCCAACGGACCGCTGGCCGTGCGGGCGACCAAGCAGGTGGTCTCCATGTCCATCGACTACACCGACGCCGATCTCTTCAAGGCACAGTGGAAGCACCTCGGGCAGGTCTTCACCTCCGCGGACGCACAGGAGGGTGCGCGCGCATTCGCCGAGAAGCGGACCCCCAACTGGACGGGAAAGTGA
- a CDS encoding MBL fold metallo-hydrolase, with translation MTTIEVTGHRQREAWAEKVLPPVEEVRPGLWSIPVPMPSNPLRYVLIYALALPDGIALIDTGWNTDESWRALVDGLHVTGHDVADVRHVSITHLHPDHFGLVPRLLEHADPVLAMHHNDARHLHHVTEAEIERQIDGAQRDLEIHGAPTDVVDTGFREIARLPDGRTMDVELDNGDPLNLPGWNVRALWTPGHTAGHLCFVDEDAGVIFTGDHLLPRISPNVSTNRFQSHNPLSEYLISLANTEHLPDLEALPSHEYRFRGLADRVTHLLAHHEERLDEITAAVAAEPQSTAWDITRSVTWSRPFEQLSVPLSRMALGETNAHLVVLQQRGILSPTEGVPIRWSLTTPSTAVEETSR, from the coding sequence ATGACCACGATCGAGGTCACCGGTCATCGTCAGCGCGAGGCATGGGCCGAGAAGGTACTGCCCCCGGTCGAGGAGGTCCGGCCCGGCTTGTGGTCGATCCCGGTCCCGATGCCGTCGAACCCGCTGCGGTACGTACTCATCTACGCACTCGCTCTGCCCGACGGCATCGCCCTGATCGACACCGGATGGAACACCGACGAATCGTGGCGTGCCCTCGTCGATGGTCTACACGTCACCGGGCACGATGTGGCCGACGTCCGGCACGTCTCCATCACCCACTTGCATCCCGATCACTTCGGCCTGGTGCCGCGGCTGCTCGAGCACGCCGATCCGGTGCTCGCGATGCACCACAACGATGCGCGCCACCTGCACCATGTCACCGAGGCGGAGATCGAACGACAGATCGACGGCGCACAGCGGGATCTCGAGATCCACGGCGCACCGACCGACGTCGTGGACACCGGATTCCGTGAGATCGCCCGCCTGCCGGACGGTCGCACCATGGATGTGGAACTCGACAACGGCGACCCGCTGAATCTGCCCGGCTGGAACGTGCGGGCGCTGTGGACCCCGGGACACACCGCCGGTCACCTCTGCTTCGTCGACGAGGACGCCGGGGTCATCTTCACCGGCGACCATCTGCTGCCGCGGATCAGCCCGAACGTCTCGACGAATCGGTTCCAGTCGCACAACCCGCTGTCGGAGTATCTGATCTCGCTGGCCAACACCGAGCACCTGCCCGATCTCGAGGCGCTGCCCTCCCACGAGTACCGGTTCCGCGGGCTCGCCGACCGGGTCACCCATCTCCTCGCACACCATGAGGAACGACTCGACGAGATCACGGCGGCCGTGGCCGCCGAGCCCCAGAGCACGGCCTGGGATATCACCCGCTCGGTGACGTGGTCGCGACCGTTCGAGCAGCTGTCGGTCCCGCTCAGCCGGATGGCACTGGGTGAGACCAACGCACACCTTGTCGTGCTGCAGCAGCGAGGCATCCTGAGCCCGACCGAGGGTGTCCCGATCCGATGGTCACTGACCACACCGTCCACCGCAGTTGAGGAGACTTCCCGATGA
- a CDS encoding CaiB/BaiF CoA transferase family protein, with the protein MPLPLAGITVVALEQAVAAPLATRHLADMGARVIKVERVGEGDFARNYDDAVHGLASHFVWLNRGKESLALDLKSSSGRDALHRLIDRADVFLQNLAPGAAARLGFGADELRADHPDLIVVDMSGYGDAGPYRERKAYDMLVQAEAGLISVTGTDEEAAKTGIPTSDIAAGMYALTSILGALVRRGATGVGAAVSVSMFDATVEWMGHPMYMRLYGDRQIARSGVGHAAIVPYDRYPTSDGEILIGVQNDRGWQVLAGQVLGRPDLAADPRYATNIGRVGARADVDAAVAAETKRFTTVELDEKLAAAGIPAAEIRELDGVVAHPQLSGRDRWREVDTEAGPIRALLPPMTFADVELPMGAVPSLGQHTEAILAELAHDETDPPRVIE; encoded by the coding sequence ATGCCCCTGCCGCTGGCCGGGATCACCGTCGTAGCGCTCGAGCAGGCCGTCGCGGCGCCGCTGGCGACGCGACATCTCGCCGACATGGGTGCCCGCGTCATCAAGGTGGAACGCGTGGGGGAGGGCGACTTCGCCCGGAACTACGACGACGCGGTGCACGGCCTCGCATCGCATTTCGTCTGGCTCAACCGTGGCAAGGAGTCACTGGCCCTCGACCTGAAGTCGTCGTCGGGGCGCGACGCGTTGCACCGGCTGATCGACCGCGCCGACGTGTTCCTGCAGAATCTGGCGCCCGGGGCCGCGGCGCGGCTGGGATTCGGTGCCGACGAACTGCGTGCCGACCATCCGGACCTGATCGTCGTCGACATGTCGGGGTACGGAGACGCCGGTCCGTACCGGGAGCGCAAGGCCTACGACATGCTGGTGCAGGCGGAAGCGGGCCTGATCTCGGTGACCGGCACCGACGAGGAGGCGGCCAAGACCGGTATCCCGACGTCGGACATCGCTGCCGGCATGTACGCCTTGACCTCGATCCTCGGTGCACTGGTGCGGCGGGGGGCCACCGGAGTGGGGGCTGCCGTCTCGGTCTCGATGTTCGATGCGACGGTCGAGTGGATGGGGCATCCGATGTACATGCGGCTCTACGGCGACCGGCAGATCGCACGTTCCGGCGTGGGACACGCGGCGATCGTGCCGTACGACCGCTATCCGACGAGTGATGGCGAGATCCTCATCGGGGTCCAGAACGACCGTGGCTGGCAGGTCCTGGCCGGCCAGGTTCTCGGACGCCCGGACCTCGCCGCCGATCCCCGCTACGCCACCAACATCGGCCGGGTCGGCGCCAGGGCGGACGTCGACGCCGCGGTCGCGGCCGAGACCAAGCGGTTCACCACCGTCGAACTCGACGAAAAGCTCGCTGCAGCAGGCATTCCTGCCGCCGAGATCCGTGAGCTCGACGGAGTGGTGGCACACCCGCAGCTGTCCGGACGGGATCGGTGGCGTGAGGTGGACACCGAGGCCGGACCGATCCGAGCGCTGCTGCCCCCGATGACCTTCGCCGACGTCGAGTTGCCGATGGGGGCGGTGCCCTCCCTCGGCCAGCACACGGAGGCGATCCTCGCCGAGCTGGCTCACGACGAGACCGACCCGCCGCGGGTGATCGAGTAG
- a CDS encoding CoA transferase — protein MTTPQKPLAGLRIVEVSSFIASPLAGLTLSQLGAEVIRIDPIGGAADVHRWPLTDSGESIYWTGLNKGKRSITADLRSEAGQSLVQRLVSDPVAGGGILLTNSAGRSWMSHETLSALRPDVITCEILGRTDGTPGVDYTVNAGLGFPMITGPVTSSGTVNHVLPAWDMACGLYAALAISAAVRRREQSGVGAHITLPLEDTALSIASTLGYLTEPQVNGRGRVGTGNDVYGTYGTDFVAADGGRFMIVALTPRHFRDLVALTEVGDAVEAVEKALGADFRSEADRFTHRAVLTALFEPWFARHSSAEVSAALGGSSILWERYRSFEEVVASGVLATNPMFAELDQPGIGTFLAAGHPAAFDGEHYVTGPASELGADNPPPAP, from the coding sequence GTGACCACCCCTCAGAAGCCCCTCGCCGGCCTCCGCATCGTCGAGGTGTCGAGTTTCATCGCGTCGCCGCTGGCCGGACTGACCCTCTCGCAGCTCGGCGCCGAGGTGATCCGGATCGACCCGATCGGCGGTGCGGCCGACGTGCACCGCTGGCCGCTCACCGACAGCGGTGAGTCGATCTACTGGACCGGACTCAACAAGGGCAAACGGTCGATCACCGCGGATCTGCGCAGCGAGGCGGGACAGTCGCTGGTGCAACGTCTGGTGTCCGATCCCGTCGCGGGGGGCGGCATCCTGCTGACCAACTCGGCCGGACGGTCGTGGATGAGCCACGAGACCCTCTCGGCGCTGCGGCCCGACGTCATCACCTGCGAGATCCTGGGGCGCACCGACGGCACGCCCGGCGTCGACTACACCGTCAACGCGGGCCTCGGGTTCCCGATGATCACCGGACCGGTCACCAGCTCCGGCACCGTGAACCATGTTTTGCCTGCGTGGGATATGGCGTGTGGATTGTATGCGGCCCTGGCCATCTCGGCCGCGGTTCGCCGACGCGAACAGAGCGGCGTCGGCGCGCACATCACGTTGCCACTCGAGGACACGGCTCTGTCCATCGCCAGCACGCTCGGCTACCTGACCGAACCGCAGGTCAACGGCCGGGGACGGGTGGGCACCGGCAACGACGTCTACGGCACGTACGGAACCGATTTCGTCGCCGCGGACGGCGGCCGGTTCATGATCGTGGCGCTCACGCCACGCCATTTCCGCGACCTGGTCGCGCTGACCGAGGTGGGCGACGCCGTCGAGGCGGTGGAGAAGGCGCTCGGCGCCGACTTCCGCAGCGAGGCCGACCGCTTCACCCACCGAGCGGTGCTCACCGCGCTCTTCGAGCCGTGGTTCGCGCGTCACAGCAGTGCGGAAGTCAGTGCGGCGCTGGGCGGATCATCGATACTCTGGGAGCGCTACCGAAGTTTCGAGGAGGTCGTGGCGTCGGGGGTGCTGGCAACCAACCCGATGTTCGCCGAACTCGACCAACCGGGGATCGGGACGTTTCTCGCCGCAGGCCATCCCGCCGCCTTCGACGGCGAGCACTACGTCACCGGACCTGCTTCGGAACTCGGCGCCGACAATCCCCCGCCGGCCCCGTAG
- a CDS encoding MaoC family dehydratase: MTGATIQVGGPYFDELAIGQVFDDAPSVTVTSGMAATHQAIVGNRMRLALDVSLAERITRRDRAIAHPGLVCDLAIGQSTLATHHVKANLFYRGLRFLRHPHVGDTLSTTTEVVGLRENSSKPGRAPTGLAALHIVTTDQHGAVVLDFYRCAMLPLSDSPDPERVRASDDLSAIGADRSTEPVIPDWDLAAFRESVRGQHFSPDLVGNVYASSGDVVSSAPELARLTLNIAATHHDERVGAAGRLVYGGHTIGVALAQANRALPNVVSVLGWESCDHTGPVREGDTLTSELTVEQATALDGGGGLLDLRSVVVAHDADGPRPVLDWRFRALMA, translated from the coding sequence ATGACCGGCGCGACCATCCAGGTCGGCGGCCCCTACTTCGACGAACTCGCCATCGGACAGGTCTTCGACGACGCACCGTCGGTGACCGTCACATCGGGAATGGCAGCGACCCACCAGGCCATCGTCGGCAACCGGATGCGCCTCGCCCTCGACGTCTCGCTGGCCGAGCGGATCACGCGTCGTGACCGTGCGATCGCCCACCCGGGACTGGTCTGCGACCTGGCCATCGGACAGTCGACGCTGGCGACCCACCATGTCAAGGCAAACCTGTTCTATCGCGGCTTGCGATTCCTGCGCCACCCGCACGTCGGCGACACCCTGAGCACCACGACCGAAGTGGTCGGGCTGCGGGAGAACTCGTCGAAGCCCGGCCGCGCCCCGACCGGGCTCGCCGCGCTGCACATCGTCACCACCGATCAGCACGGTGCCGTGGTGCTCGACTTCTACCGATGCGCGATGCTCCCGCTGAGTGATTCGCCCGACCCGGAACGCGTCCGTGCCTCCGATGACCTGTCCGCCATCGGCGCCGACCGCTCCACCGAGCCGGTCATCCCGGACTGGGACCTCGCCGCGTTCCGGGAGTCCGTTCGCGGACAACACTTCTCTCCTGACCTGGTCGGCAATGTGTACGCGTCGAGCGGCGATGTCGTGTCGAGCGCGCCGGAGCTCGCCCGCCTCACCCTCAACATCGCGGCCACGCACCACGACGAACGGGTCGGCGCCGCCGGTCGACTGGTCTATGGCGGACACACGATCGGAGTGGCTCTCGCCCAGGCCAATCGAGCCCTGCCGAACGTGGTCAGCGTGCTGGGCTGGGAGTCGTGCGACCACACCGGACCGGTCCGGGAAGGTGACACGCTCACCAGTGAACTGACTGTCGAACAGGCAACCGCCCTCGACGGCGGGGGCGGACTGCTCGACCTGCGGTCGGTGGTCGTCGCGCACGACGCCGACGGTCCGCGCCCCGTCCTGGACTGGCGTTTCCGCGCCCTCATGGCGTAA
- a CDS encoding HpcH/HpaI aldolase/citrate lyase family protein: MQTHRRRAVLVAPASDDRKARKALASNADEVILDLEDAVTPENKDSARDAAAALVAEFGGARPVSIRINAFGTDWVEADLAACAAMGSSLASVVLPKAESAEQLADADRRLGNSPARLQILVETPTGIRDIADICVGSDRLDAVIIGYADLAATLGRSPTAPQLVWHPVQETVLTAARAAGVSVVDGPHLTIADDDAFRNAKTWVRDLGFDGTWVIHPAQIDSAKAIFTPDPDVVADARRVLAALDEAAARGDGAAALDGRMLDEALAVSARRVLAKADPE, from the coding sequence GTGCAGACACACAGACGCCGGGCCGTCCTGGTCGCGCCCGCCTCCGATGATCGAAAGGCCCGCAAGGCGCTCGCCTCGAACGCCGACGAGGTGATCCTCGACCTCGAGGACGCGGTCACGCCGGAGAACAAGGACTCCGCCCGCGACGCCGCCGCTGCACTCGTCGCCGAATTCGGTGGCGCGCGACCGGTGTCGATTCGCATCAACGCCTTCGGGACCGACTGGGTCGAGGCAGATCTTGCCGCATGCGCCGCGATGGGATCGTCACTCGCGTCGGTGGTGCTCCCCAAGGCAGAGTCGGCCGAGCAACTCGCGGACGCGGACCGGCGTCTCGGCAACTCACCGGCCCGGTTGCAGATCCTCGTCGAGACCCCGACGGGCATCCGCGACATCGCCGACATCTGCGTCGGATCCGATCGGCTCGACGCGGTGATCATCGGTTACGCGGATCTCGCTGCAACGCTGGGGCGTTCGCCGACGGCACCGCAGCTCGTCTGGCATCCGGTCCAGGAGACCGTGCTGACGGCCGCCCGTGCGGCGGGTGTATCGGTGGTCGACGGGCCGCATCTCACCATCGCCGACGACGATGCGTTCCGGAATGCGAAGACCTGGGTCCGGGATCTCGGCTTCGACGGCACCTGGGTGATCCATCCGGCCCAGATCGATTCGGCGAAAGCCATTTTCACGCCCGATCCCGATGTGGTCGCCGACGCGCGACGAGTCCTCGCCGCGCTGGACGAGGCTGCTGCCCGCGGCGATGGCGCCGCTGCACTCGACGGACGGATGCTCGACGAGGCCCTCGCCGTCTCGGCGCGCCGTGTCCTCGCCAAGGCGGACCCCGAATGA